The Coleofasciculus sp. FACHB-1120 DNA segment GGTTTTTGGCTGGAAAGTTCAGAAAGAACGTTATGACTTCAGTCCTCTAGCCTATGAGGATTTTTAGCTAACTGTTTTTTTGATTACAAAATACAATTGTTTCATCAGTTAAGAGCTGTCTGTAAAGCCATAGCCCCCTAGTCAGGGGTAATTCAATTCCTACTCCTATGCTTAATGCTTACCGTGTTACCTAACAAACGGATCGGGATTTGTTCAATTAAGATTTAAAATATTAATAAAAATAATTCATTTTATTTATTAAATTTAATAACATATTCTTATATGCTCAACCCCTACGCTTTACCACTTCATCAAGCAATCGATCGCACCCCTCTAACGGTGACTCCAGACACACTGGCAACAGAGGCGATCGCATTGATGAGTCGGGCACAGGCTAGCTGTGTCATCGTGGTACAACAGCAGGTATCGGCGGAAAAACAAACCCAAGTAGCGACACAAACCCCGATCGGAATTTTTACAGAACGGGACTTGGTTCAAGTCACGGCTCTAGGTAGAGATATTAAAGATGTAGCGATCGCTGCATTGATGAACCAGCCACTCATCACCTTGAAGGAATCCCAAGTAGAAGATATCCAAACTGTCAGCCGACTGTTTCACCACCATCAGATTCGCCATCTGCTGATTGTAGAGGATGAATCCAGTCAACTGGTAGGAATCATCACGCCAAGCAGTCTGATGCCAGTTGTGAGCGATCGCCCTAACCCAAAACCGGAAAACTTATTCGGCTATTCAAACTTAAACTTACCTGAGAGGGAAGCTTGTTACCGATTGTTGGCAGAAAACTGCACCGACATGATTTCCAGCCACACTCCAGAAGGTGTTTATCTTTACGTTTCACCTGTATGCAGTATTTTACTGGGATATGAGCCGGATGAACTAGTGGGACACTCGGTGCTTGAATTTTGCCATCCGCAAGATTGGGTAGTGATGGAGCAATTTGCTAAAAATGACACTGTTACTTTAAGAGAATATGGAACCCAGCTAAATTTTCCAGAAATCGAAACAGTTAGCTACCGGATGCGTCATCGGCAAGGTTATTACATCTGGTTAAAAACTACGCTCCGAACTATCCGCCATCCAGATACAGGTGCAGTGCAAGAAATCATTGCCATTTCTTGCGATATTAGCCAGCGCCAGCAGGCAGAAACCGAGTTAAGAGAAAGTCAGGAAAAATACAAAGTTCTTTTTCAACGCTTCCCCATTGGCATTTCCATTACCGATAAAAACGGCAATATTATTGAAGCCAATCAAGCTTCAGAAAAAATTCTCGGTTTATCCATTGAAAAACATAAAACAAGAAGCTGTGACAGCCAAGAATGGCGCATCATCCGACCGGATGGCACCCCAATGCCACCGGAAGAATTTGCTAGCGTTCGGGCATTAAAAGAAAATAAAGTGATTGTAAATCGGGAAATGGGAATTTTGAACGACCAGGATGAAATTACCTGGATTAACGTTACTGCTGCTCCCATTCCTCTCAAAGATTATGGCGTTGCGATCGCTTACGTTAACATCACAGAGCGTAAAGCCGCAGAGGAGAAAGTTGAGAAATCGCTTTCTCTGCTTCGCACCACACTCGAATCAACCGCAGACGGCATCGTTGCAGTGAGCCTAGAAGGAGATATTGTCAGCTACAATCAGAAATTTCTTCAGATGTGGCAGGTTCCAGAAGACCTGATAAGCTCGCCTCGCGCTGACAAACGACTCGTCTTCCTTAAAAACCAGATGAAAGAGCCAGAAGCGTTTGTGAGACGGATTCAGGAACTTTCCAGGCAACCGGAAGCCAAGGCATACGACATTCTGGAATTAAAAAATGGAAGAATCTTTGAGCGCTACTCTGCACCGCATCGACTCGGCGAACAAATCATTGGCAGAGTATGGAGCTTTCTTGACATTACCGAACGGAAGCGAACGGAGGAGGCATTGCGCTCTTCTATTGAGCGGGAGCGTTTGCTGGGGAGGATACAAGGGCGTATCCGCCAATCTTTGCATTTAAACGAAATCCTCAACACAGCGGTTGCGGAGGTGCGAAACTTTCTGCAAGCGGAGCGAGTTGCTCTTTATCGGCTCGATCCTCGCGGTGCCTGTTTTGTGGTCGAATCTGTCGCACCCGGTTGTGAATCCATTCTGGATGTCTCGCTGTATGACCCCTGCTTTGAGACAGAATATATCCAAAAGTTTCAAACCACCGGGTATGTGTCGGCGGTGGATGATATCTACCAAGCGGATCTGCCTGCGAGTTACGTGAAGTTACTGGAAGGGGCAGGAATTCGGGCGAATTTAATGGTGCCAATCTTGATTCGGGAACAGGTAGGGGGAAACCGAGAAGCGAAGAATGAATTTAAAACCCAAAATCCTGCCCCTATCCGTCCGTCTTTATCCAATCCAGCCGCCAAAATTCATTTGTGGGGAATCCTCTGCGTCCATCAATGCTCTGGATCTCGTCACTGGGAGCCGTATGAAATTAAGTTGTTGCAACAATTGTCCGTCGGGTTAGCGATCGCAATTCAGCAGTCTTCTCTGTTCAAACAGCTAGAGGAAGCTAACCGGGAGTTGCAGTGTATTGCTTCTTTGGATGGCTTAACTCATGTGGCGAATCGACGCAGGTTTGACGAATATCTCGCCCAAGAGTGGCGGCGGCTGGCACGAGAACAAGTGCCGATTTCGCTGATTTTCTGCGATATTGACTGTTTTAAAATCTACAACGATACCTACGGTCATCAAGCTGGAGATAGCTGTTTGCGACAGGTTGCTGGTGCGATTCGCTTGATGCTAAAGCGCTCAAGCGACTTAGTTGCCCGTTATGGGGGCGAGGAGTTTGCTCTCATTTTGCCCAATACTCCTTCTGCGGGTGCCGGTTACATTGCTGAGTCGATCCGTTCAATGGTGAAAAGCTTAGAAATTGTCCACGTCCACTCACCAGTCAGCCCCTACGTCACGCTGAGTTTGGGTGTTGCCAGCATCGTTCCCAGTTTAACGTCTTCACCGGCAGCGCTGATTGCCGCCGCCGATGAGGCGTTGTATCAAGCGAAAAAAGAGGGACGCGATCGCGTCAGCGTATGCGGCGTCTAGCCGGTCTTCGCGTCAGAGGATACTGCTAGACGCTGCTCTTCGCGTTAGAGTACACCAGAATCATTGAGAGCGTCGCCCCATCCTACAAGCTGAGAATTTCTAACTTTGATTTTTTAACGTTTTAGATTTAAGGATCTCTGTTGCCGCTTCCACTGGAACCGGGGGACTAAACAGATAACCCTGCAAACCATCACACTGAACTGAGTACAAAAAATCCAATTGTTCTATTGTTTCAACACCCTCAGCAATCACTTTTAAATTGAGTCCATGACCCAGTGCCATGACTGCCTTGATAATCGCAGCATCATGAGTATTCGTCATGAGATCGCAAATAAATGAGCGATCGATTTTTAGCGTATTGAGCGGAAAGTGTTTTAGATAGCTCAGTGAAGAATAACCCGTCCCAAAATCATCCATTGAAATGTGAATTCCCAACTTCTGCAACTTCTGCAACACAGAAATTGTCCATTCCACATCCTGCATTGCAATGCTCTCAGTAATTTCAAGTTCCAGATAACGAGGCTCTAACCCAGTCTCAGCCAGAACTTGCTCAACAACTTTGACTAAAGTGGGTTGCTGAACTTGACGCCCTGAAAGATTCACGGCAATCCGGATTGGTGGCAGCCCAATTGATTGCCAAAAACGATTTTGCAGACAAGCCTTCCGTAAAACCCATTCTCCAATCGGACAGATTAAACCCGTTTCTTCTGCTACGGGAATAAATTGATAAGGAGAAATTAATCCTAGTTCGGGAGATTGCCAGCGAATCAGTGCTTCCATCCCCACAACTTGACCTGTTTTTAGGTCTACTTGCGGCTGGTAATGTAATAGAAATTCCTCGCGTTCTAAGGCTTTGTAAAGTCTGTTTTCCAACCTCAACCGTTCTAGCGCTTTTGCCCCCAGAGCTGGTGTGTATAGCTGGTAATTATTGCGACCTTGTTGCTTGGCTCTATACATCGCAGCATCGGCGTTTTTTAACAACGTTTCTGCATCTTCCCCATCATAAGGAGCCAAAGCAATCCCCAAACTCGCCTTAATGTGTAAAGGGGTATCATGATAGGTCTCTACATCTTCACAATGAAAAGGAACATTCAGGGCACCCAGAATTCTTTTCGCAATCTTGGTAACATCTTCTAGACAAGCGATGGGTGACAGCATAAGGGTGAATTCATCCCCACCCCAGCGGGCAACAATGTCGCTTTCTCGCAGGCAATCTGTGAGGCGTCGAGCCGCACATTGCAGCAGTAGGTCGCCCACGGCATGACCGAGCGTGTCGTTAATTGTTTTGAAGCCATCCAGGTCGAGAAACACCACCGCCAGCATATCGCCGCAATTCAGATGAGTGCTTGCCAGCGCCAGAGAAAGCCGGTCATTAAATAGCAATCGGTTTGGCAAACCCGTTAAGAGGTCATGAGACGCCTGATGTCGGATGGTATCCTCTACCCGTCTTTGCATTACCGCCATATAGAGGTGAGTTCCCACCGCTTGAGCCAGCTTGAGTTCTTCGGATGTCCACTCTTTAGCCTGTCCTTGGGTAATTTCTCGCCATGCTTCAAATGACTGACGGGGGCGGACATTGCGTTCGTCGGGATTCTGACGACCTGCCCAGAGGGTTTCTGTATTCATCTCAGGGCGGAAAATGGTGAGGCACCCCACGCATTGCTGATGATAACTGAGCGGCACAATCAGAATCGAGCGAATCATTGTTCGCCCGAAAGCAGAGGCTATATATTTTAGCTGGGGTTCTTGATATAAATCGGGGATAGTGTAAAGAGAATTTTGAACTTTAAAATTCGATAGTTCGCTAGCTGCTTTGTAGCCGTGACGCGAAGATTCAAGAGAATGATTTTGAGGATTAAATTCCGACTTCAGAAACCAAGAATCAGAAGAGTGATTGATGGGATTTTGAGGATTGAAATCTTGATTGCTGTCTTTGTAATTGTTTGTAGTAGGATTGCTTGGGATGCTAGCACTGCTCAGTTTCCCAGAAATAATTTGTTGCCAGAAGGGAGTTTCTTCAATCCAAGGTAGGATCGGCTGTTCGCCAGTGGTATAAAGTTGAGCCGGTTGACCCGTTGTATCTGCTGTAATATACAATCTGCCAGAGGCACCTTGTAAGGCGTTAACGGTTTTTTCTAAAACAGTCTGACGAATTTCTGAGATTTTTAATGGGGAGTGGAGCAGACTGCTGATTTGGTTGATCGTTGACTCATGCTGAGCTTGTTCACGTGCAGTTTGGAGAAGATGGGACTGAGCGATCGCAATCGATACCTGATCTACCAGCAGCTGAACAATTTGTAATTCTTGTTCGCTAAATTTGCGCTGGGACACCTGGTGACACACCAACAACCCCCACAAGCTGTTTTGATGCAATATTGGCACGGCGAGAGAAGCACTCACCCCCATCGTCGTTAGATATTCAGCATGGCAAGGATCGACGGGAGAATAGCGGATATCTCTAATGGCTAGATTTTTGCCGGTTGATGGGCAATCTAACTGCTCTTGGGTTTTCTGCCTAGCCGTAACATCGATAATGACGCGCTGGCGGACTTTGACAAACAACTCACGAGCATGGGCAGGAATGTCCTCTGCTGGAAACCGTAGCCCCATCATAGAGGGTAAGCGATCGCCATTTATGGATTCGGCAATCACTTCGCCACTGGCATCCGGATGGAATCGGTAAATTTTGACCCGATCCATGTCTAAAAATGAGCGAATTTCCCGCGCCGTTGTCGCCAAAATCTCTTGCAACTCTAAAGATTGGCGAATTCGCGTTGTAATTCGATTTAGCAAGCTTTCTCTATCGTAGGATCGGTTTGTTCCCGTCTTTCCTGCTTGCTGTAATGCCGGTATATTCTTTCGTCGAATCATTCAATTAAACCTGTCTAGAGAGAAATAGACCCTATAAATACCAGTATGAAGTGTGGCATCTATCCTGAGAGATAGACAAATAAATTTGTAACTAAATACTTTAATGATGTTATGAAAATAACTCAGTGCTACTTGCGTACCGCGCTTATGTTTTGCTAGTGTTCATGTCCACCTGAGTGCGATCGCACAGATGTTTTTTTAAGCAATGAATAGCGTAGCCCAAAAACTTGAAAGTCTCCTCCCCAGCTCCGGCATTGTGCAGTGGGAACAGATAGAAGGCACCCAAAAAGCACAAATCTCGCCAGCAATTGCACCGGGAAAGAACCCTGATTGCATTGTTTATCCCCGCACTGAGGAAGAACTCGCTCAGGTTATGGCTTATGCCTACCAGCAACGGTGGAGCGTCTTACCCTGTGGCAGCGCCAGCAAACTGGGTTGGGGCGGATTGGTTGATGGGGTCAATTTAGTTGTCAGTACCGAAC contains these protein-coding regions:
- a CDS encoding diguanylate cyclase — protein: MLNPYALPLHQAIDRTPLTVTPDTLATEAIALMSRAQASCVIVVQQQVSAEKQTQVATQTPIGIFTERDLVQVTALGRDIKDVAIAALMNQPLITLKESQVEDIQTVSRLFHHHQIRHLLIVEDESSQLVGIITPSSLMPVVSDRPNPKPENLFGYSNLNLPEREACYRLLAENCTDMISSHTPEGVYLYVSPVCSILLGYEPDELVGHSVLEFCHPQDWVVMEQFAKNDTVTLREYGTQLNFPEIETVSYRMRHRQGYYIWLKTTLRTIRHPDTGAVQEIIAISCDISQRQQAETELRESQEKYKVLFQRFPIGISITDKNGNIIEANQASEKILGLSIEKHKTRSCDSQEWRIIRPDGTPMPPEEFASVRALKENKVIVNREMGILNDQDEITWINVTAAPIPLKDYGVAIAYVNITERKAAEEKVEKSLSLLRTTLESTADGIVAVSLEGDIVSYNQKFLQMWQVPEDLISSPRADKRLVFLKNQMKEPEAFVRRIQELSRQPEAKAYDILELKNGRIFERYSAPHRLGEQIIGRVWSFLDITERKRTEEALRSSIERERLLGRIQGRIRQSLHLNEILNTAVAEVRNFLQAERVALYRLDPRGACFVVESVAPGCESILDVSLYDPCFETEYIQKFQTTGYVSAVDDIYQADLPASYVKLLEGAGIRANLMVPILIREQVGGNREAKNEFKTQNPAPIRPSLSNPAAKIHLWGILCVHQCSGSRHWEPYEIKLLQQLSVGLAIAIQQSSLFKQLEEANRELQCIASLDGLTHVANRRRFDEYLAQEWRRLAREQVPISLIFCDIDCFKIYNDTYGHQAGDSCLRQVAGAIRLMLKRSSDLVARYGGEEFALILPNTPSAGAGYIAESIRSMVKSLEIVHVHSPVSPYVTLSLGVASIVPSLTSSPAALIAAADEALYQAKKEGRDRVSVCGV
- a CDS encoding EAL domain-containing protein yields the protein MIRRKNIPALQQAGKTGTNRSYDRESLLNRITTRIRQSLELQEILATTAREIRSFLDMDRVKIYRFHPDASGEVIAESINGDRLPSMMGLRFPAEDIPAHARELFVKVRQRVIIDVTARQKTQEQLDCPSTGKNLAIRDIRYSPVDPCHAEYLTTMGVSASLAVPILHQNSLWGLLVCHQVSQRKFSEQELQIVQLLVDQVSIAIAQSHLLQTAREQAQHESTINQISSLLHSPLKISEIRQTVLEKTVNALQGASGRLYITADTTGQPAQLYTTGEQPILPWIEETPFWQQIISGKLSSASIPSNPTTNNYKDSNQDFNPQNPINHSSDSWFLKSEFNPQNHSLESSRHGYKAASELSNFKVQNSLYTIPDLYQEPQLKYIASAFGRTMIRSILIVPLSYHQQCVGCLTIFRPEMNTETLWAGRQNPDERNVRPRQSFEAWREITQGQAKEWTSEELKLAQAVGTHLYMAVMQRRVEDTIRHQASHDLLTGLPNRLLFNDRLSLALASTHLNCGDMLAVVFLDLDGFKTINDTLGHAVGDLLLQCAARRLTDCLRESDIVARWGGDEFTLMLSPIACLEDVTKIAKRILGALNVPFHCEDVETYHDTPLHIKASLGIALAPYDGEDAETLLKNADAAMYRAKQQGRNNYQLYTPALGAKALERLRLENRLYKALEREEFLLHYQPQVDLKTGQVVGMEALIRWQSPELGLISPYQFIPVAEETGLICPIGEWVLRKACLQNRFWQSIGLPPIRIAVNLSGRQVQQPTLVKVVEQVLAETGLEPRYLELEITESIAMQDVEWTISVLQKLQKLGIHISMDDFGTGYSSLSYLKHFPLNTLKIDRSFICDLMTNTHDAAIIKAVMALGHGLNLKVIAEGVETIEQLDFLYSVQCDGLQGYLFSPPVPVEAATEILKSKTLKNQS